A stretch of the Ochrobactrum sp. BTU1 genome encodes the following:
- a CDS encoding DUF3126 family protein, which yields MKPEELKKLDAYFKRTFNNPGLQVKARPRKDDSAEVYLDDEFLGLVYKDEDEGELSYNFSMAILDVDL from the coding sequence TTGAAACCCGAAGAACTCAAGAAACTCGACGCATATTTCAAGCGGACTTTCAACAATCCGGGCCTTCAGGTGAAGGCGCGTCCGCGCAAGGACGATTCCGCTGAGGTATATCTGGATGATGAGTTCCTGGGTCTCGTCTATAAGGACGAAGACGAAGGCGAACTTTCCTACAACTTCTCGATGGCTATTCTTGACGTCGATCTTTAA
- the cysE gene encoding serine O-acetyltransferase, which yields MSVRSNAKLSPSLGQVDPIWHSIRAEAEEAAKNDPVLGTFLYATILNQSTLEDAVMHRIAERLGHADLSADILRQTFDAMFEANPEWSHIVRVDIQAVYDRDPAYSRFMDPILYLKGFHAIQTHRLAHWLYKEGRKDFAYYLQSRSSSIFQTDIHPAAKFGSGLFLDHATGLVVGETAVIEDNVSILHGVTLGGTGKASGDRHPKIRHGVLIGAGAKILGNIEVGNCSKIAAGSVVLKPVPNNATVAGVPAKVVGESGCSEPSRVMDQTLGEAAFGEHMYGEGI from the coding sequence ATGTCCGTTCGTTCGAACGCAAAATTGTCCCCTTCGTTGGGGCAGGTTGATCCGATCTGGCATTCCATTCGCGCTGAAGCGGAGGAAGCGGCCAAGAACGATCCCGTGCTTGGAACGTTTCTGTATGCGACGATCCTCAATCAATCGACGCTCGAAGATGCAGTGATGCATCGCATTGCCGAACGTCTTGGTCATGCGGATCTGAGCGCGGATATCCTGCGTCAGACTTTTGATGCGATGTTTGAAGCCAATCCGGAATGGTCGCATATAGTGCGCGTCGATATACAGGCCGTGTATGACCGCGATCCGGCTTACAGCCGTTTTATGGACCCAATTCTTTATCTGAAGGGTTTTCATGCCATCCAGACGCATCGTCTGGCTCATTGGCTTTATAAAGAAGGTCGTAAGGATTTTGCTTATTACCTGCAAAGCCGTTCGTCTTCGATCTTCCAGACTGATATTCATCCGGCTGCAAAGTTTGGCAGTGGGTTGTTCCTTGACCATGCGACCGGGCTTGTGGTGGGCGAAACGGCTGTCATTGAAGACAATGTTTCGATTCTGCATGGCGTAACGCTGGGCGGTACGGGCAAGGCCAGTGGTGATCGTCACCCTAAGATTCGCCATGGTGTGCTTATCGGAGCGGGTGCGAAAATTCTGGGCAATATCGAAGTTGGCAATTGCTCAAAAATTGCGGCTGGTTCTGTCGTGCTGAAACCTGTGCCGAATAATGCGACGGTAGCTGGTGTACCGGCAAAGGTTGTCGGGGAAAGTGGTTGTTCCGAGCCATCGCGCGTTATGGACCAGACGCTAGGCGAAGCAGCCTTTGGTGAGCACATGTATGGCGAGGGTATTTAG
- a CDS encoding alpha/beta hydrolase: protein MSALDIEYFEHDGLRLAYRQDGEGDPILLIHGFASSSIVNWVSPGWFRTLTEAGYRVIAIDDRGHGFSAKSHEAADYTPSAMAGDAAALLDHLGIEKAHVMGYSMGARITAFLAIEHPERVHSAVFGGLGIGMVTGAGDWEPIGEALLAEDPSTITHPRGMMFRKFADQTKSDRIALAACVITSKELVSAEAIARIMQPVLVAVGTTDDIAGSAQELADMLPNGRALDIPDRDHMLAVGDKIYKKGVLAFLEENPL from the coding sequence TTGAGCGCGCTCGATATCGAATATTTCGAACATGATGGTCTGCGTCTTGCGTATCGTCAGGACGGAGAGGGCGATCCGATCCTGCTCATTCACGGCTTTGCCTCGTCAAGCATCGTCAATTGGGTGTCGCCGGGTTGGTTCCGCACTTTGACTGAAGCAGGTTATCGCGTGATCGCCATCGATGATCGTGGCCACGGCTTTTCTGCAAAGAGCCATGAGGCAGCGGATTACACACCGAGCGCCATGGCGGGTGATGCCGCGGCTCTGCTCGATCATCTTGGTATCGAAAAAGCGCATGTCATGGGATATTCGATGGGCGCGCGCATCACTGCGTTTCTGGCAATCGAGCACCCCGAACGTGTTCATAGCGCCGTGTTTGGCGGTCTTGGCATCGGCATGGTGACGGGCGCGGGCGACTGGGAGCCAATTGGTGAAGCACTTCTTGCAGAAGATCCATCGACCATCACGCATCCACGCGGGATGATGTTCCGTAAATTTGCCGACCAGACCAAGAGTGATCGAATTGCGCTCGCGGCTTGTGTCATTACATCCAAGGAACTGGTTTCTGCCGAGGCAATTGCGCGCATCATGCAGCCGGTCCTTGTAGCGGTGGGCACGACAGATGATATTGCAGGGAGCGCTCAAGAGTTGGCAGATATGCTGCCAAATGGCCGGGCGCTCGATATTCCTGACCGTGACCACATGTTGGCGGTGGGTGACAAGATTTATAAGAAAGGTGTTCTGGCCTTTCTCGAAGAAAACCCTCTCTGA
- a CDS encoding DUF192 domain-containing protein — MGRILFAFAFLFFAVSAHAQETKPMLLPLDKEPLTFVTSKGKVSFGLEIAATDEARMRGLMWRTDFPKDRAMLFVFGEMRSVMMWMQNTPSPLDMVFLEDTGHVSAIHENAEPFSEAIISSQGPAAYVVELLAGTVKRTGIKRGDSAIHKAICGECRS, encoded by the coding sequence ATGGGCCGGATTCTTTTCGCATTCGCTTTTCTATTTTTTGCTGTTTCTGCCCATGCGCAGGAAACCAAGCCAATGCTATTGCCTTTGGATAAAGAACCGCTGACCTTCGTTACCTCAAAGGGCAAGGTTTCATTCGGGTTGGAGATTGCTGCTACAGATGAAGCGCGTATGCGTGGTCTGATGTGGCGAACCGATTTTCCGAAAGACCGCGCGATGCTCTTTGTTTTCGGCGAAATGCGGAGCGTGATGATGTGGATGCAGAACACGCCTTCGCCGCTGGATATGGTTTTTCTTGAGGATACCGGCCATGTGTCGGCGATCCATGAAAATGCAGAACCGTTCTCCGAGGCCATCATTTCTTCGCAAGGGCCTGCGGCTTATGTGGTTGAACTTCTGGCCGGGACTGTTAAACGAACCGGTATCAAGCGTGGTGACAGTGCGATCCACAAGGCCATTTGTGGTGAGTGTCGCAGTTAA
- a CDS encoding CspA family cold shock protein — protein sequence MADKSVSNDQFRSQASSEELGELIEVSGHIKWFDVAKGYGFIVPDQPGLSDILLHVTSLRRDGFQTALEGARIVCEVRNGDRGMQCFRVLSMDTSTAVHPAQMAPQRTHVTVTPSSGLERVIVKWFNRTKGFGFLTRGEGTEDIFIHMETLRRFGMMELRPGQVVLIRFGNGDKGLMAAEIHPDIGTAIPVSH from the coding sequence ATGGCGGACAAATCTGTGTCGAATGACCAGTTTCGCAGTCAGGCCTCCTCAGAAGAGCTAGGCGAACTTATTGAAGTGTCCGGCCACATCAAGTGGTTCGACGTTGCAAAGGGGTACGGTTTCATCGTTCCCGACCAGCCTGGGCTTTCCGATATTCTCCTTCATGTCACATCGCTTCGCCGCGATGGCTTTCAAACAGCGCTCGAAGGCGCGCGTATCGTTTGTGAAGTGCGCAATGGCGATCGTGGTATGCAGTGCTTCCGCGTTCTTTCCATGGATACGTCTACAGCAGTTCATCCGGCTCAGATGGCGCCACAACGCACGCATGTAACGGTTACGCCATCAAGCGGACTGGAGCGCGTGATTGTGAAGTGGTTCAACCGCACCAAGGGCTTCGGCTTTCTGACGCGCGGCGAGGGCACAGAAGATATTTTCATTCATATGGAAACGCTTCGTCGCTTCGGCATGATGGAACTGCGCCCCGGTCAAGTCGTTCTGATCCGTTTCGGCAATGGAGACAAGGGCCTCATGGCTGCGGAAATCCATCCAGATATTGGCACGGCGATTCCGGTTTCTCATTGA
- the gloA gene encoding lactoylglutathione lyase, with amino-acid sequence MRYLHTMVRIRDIDESLDFYVNKFGLEEIRRTENEKGRFTLIFLAAPSDKDKAKAERAPELELTYNWDPETYTGGRNFGHLAYAVDNIYETCQKLKDAGVTINRPPRDGHMAFIKSPDGISIELIQKGERLAPQEPWASAENIGSW; translated from the coding sequence ATGCGTTATCTGCACACGATGGTTAGAATTCGCGACATTGATGAATCGCTCGATTTTTACGTGAACAAGTTTGGCCTTGAAGAAATTCGCCGGACTGAAAATGAGAAAGGTCGCTTTACGCTCATCTTCCTTGCCGCGCCATCAGACAAGGATAAGGCCAAGGCGGAACGCGCTCCAGAGTTGGAACTTACCTACAACTGGGACCCGGAAACCTATACCGGTGGCCGTAACTTCGGCCATCTCGCTTATGCGGTCGATAATATCTATGAGACTTGCCAGAAGCTGAAAGACGCTGGCGTCACAATCAACCGTCCACCACGCGACGGCCACATGGCTTTCATCAAGTCACCCGACGGCATTTCCATCGAACTGATCCAGAAGGGTGAGCGCCTCGCTCCGCAGGAGCCATGGGCTTCGGCCGAAAATATCGGCAGCTGGTAA
- a CDS encoding Tim44 domain-containing protein, producing MPGSGNRLTKLTAAMVLGLIASFAAVDFAEARRAGGGGFGSRGARTYQAPAPTRTAPNNAAPMERSMTPNTGATQTNRPGAAAGTQNAAAARSGGMFGNFGRSMLGGLLVGGLIGMLLGNGLGGMAGMLGLLLQVAVIALIAMFVMRMIANRRQTAAAGAGNAGAQPFNAAQVFGSAKTAAPPSNTTSRTPSVNPFGAKQEETPVAAAVEEEPMDVGQEELDRFEQMLSEIQTAYGREDYAALRKLATPEAMSYLAEELGEIASSGMRNEVKDVKLLQGDVSEAWREGNVDYATVAIRYSAIDVMLDRNTGAVVEGNPDEPVESVEVWTFTRVDGSDWLLAAIQGTE from the coding sequence ATGCCGGGTTCCGGAAACCGCCTGACCAAACTGACCGCTGCAATGGTCCTTGGGCTTATAGCCTCTTTTGCCGCTGTTGATTTCGCCGAGGCTCGCCGTGCTGGCGGGGGCGGTTTTGGTAGCCGTGGTGCGCGTACATATCAGGCGCCTGCACCGACGCGCACTGCACCAAACAATGCAGCGCCTATGGAACGTTCGATGACGCCAAATACAGGTGCAACCCAGACCAATCGTCCGGGTGCAGCGGCAGGCACACAGAATGCAGCTGCGGCTCGTTCTGGCGGCATGTTTGGCAATTTCGGCCGTTCGATGCTCGGTGGTCTCCTTGTTGGTGGTCTGATCGGCATGTTGCTGGGTAATGGCCTTGGCGGTATGGCCGGCATGTTAGGCCTTCTGTTGCAGGTCGCTGTCATTGCGCTGATCGCGATGTTCGTCATGCGCATGATTGCAAATCGTCGTCAGACGGCAGCAGCGGGTGCAGGCAACGCCGGTGCTCAGCCTTTTAATGCTGCACAGGTTTTTGGTTCTGCAAAGACTGCTGCACCACCGTCAAATACTACAAGCCGCACGCCTTCGGTAAATCCCTTTGGCGCTAAGCAGGAAGAGACCCCGGTTGCAGCTGCGGTTGAAGAAGAGCCAATGGATGTTGGCCAGGAAGAACTGGATCGCTTCGAGCAGATGCTGTCAGAAATCCAGACCGCTTATGGCCGTGAGGATTATGCAGCACTCCGCAAGCTCGCAACACCGGAAGCCATGTCCTACCTGGCTGAAGAACTGGGTGAGATCGCTTCCAGCGGTATGCGTAATGAAGTCAAGGACGTGAAGCTGCTTCAGGGCGATGTTTCCGAAGCATGGCGTGAAGGCAATGTCGACTATGCGACTGTCGCCATCCGTTACTCGGCTATCGATGTTATGCTTGACCGCAATACAGGCGCTGTCGTTGAAGGCAACCCTGATGAGCCGGTTGAAAGCGTCGAAGTCTGGACGTTCACCCGCGTTGATGGTAGCGACTGGTTGCTCGCAGCGATTCAAGGCACCGAATAA
- the recJ gene encoding single-stranded-DNA-specific exonuclease RecJ → MTTERFFLGIRKSVTGQKWMDRLGPREANTALAIAQHHGISDLVSRVLAGRGVSVEGAPEFIDPSLRNLMPDPAMLTDMDKAANRIADAIMRRETVAIFGDYDVDGACSSALMARFLKHYGIAHSIYIPDRIFEGYGPNPDAMRELVAKGASLIVTVDCGTNSAPSITAAKEAGADVVVIDHHQVGGDLPDDAVAIVNPNREDDISQQEHLCAAGVVFLTLVQVTKVLRERGKGAGPDLLSLLDLVALATVCDVVPLKGVNRAFVVKGLLVARSQSNAGLAALGRVSRIGEPLNVFHLGYLIGPRINAGGRIGDAGLGARLLTLDDSTAADPIAAELDRLNLERQAMEAEMLIEAEAEASLELSGGAGASVIVTASDRWHPGIVGLLASRLKEKARRPAFAISFNANGIGSGSGRSISGLDLGKLVRGAMERGLLVKGGGHAMAAGITIERGKLGALRAYLEEESADTVARLRENQSLSIDGAVAASGATVSLYESLQKAGPFGSAHPQPVLALPHHILADVRLVGRDHVRVALRGADGKRVNAIAFRVAEGDLGRFLFNNIGQSVHIVGNLSLNHWNGSVTPQIQILDAAVPI, encoded by the coding sequence ATGACAACAGAACGCTTTTTTCTTGGTATCCGGAAATCCGTCACTGGCCAGAAGTGGATGGACCGGCTCGGGCCTCGTGAGGCCAATACGGCGCTCGCAATCGCGCAGCATCATGGCATTTCCGATCTGGTATCGCGCGTGCTTGCAGGGCGCGGGGTTTCTGTTGAAGGTGCGCCGGAGTTTATCGATCCGAGCTTGCGCAATCTGATGCCAGATCCAGCGATGCTGACCGATATGGATAAAGCCGCAAACCGCATCGCCGACGCTATCATGCGGCGCGAGACGGTTGCGATTTTCGGTGACTATGACGTTGATGGCGCATGTTCATCCGCCCTTATGGCGCGGTTTCTGAAACATTATGGTATCGCGCATTCAATCTATATTCCGGATCGTATCTTTGAAGGCTACGGCCCGAACCCCGATGCCATGCGTGAACTGGTCGCAAAGGGCGCCTCGTTAATCGTGACGGTTGATTGCGGCACCAACAGCGCGCCGTCGATTACGGCTGCAAAAGAAGCTGGTGCCGATGTCGTGGTTATCGACCACCATCAGGTGGGCGGTGATCTACCGGATGATGCGGTGGCCATCGTCAACCCGAACCGCGAAGACGATATTTCACAGCAGGAGCATCTGTGCGCCGCGGGCGTTGTTTTTCTGACGCTTGTTCAGGTGACAAAAGTTTTGCGCGAACGCGGGAAGGGGGCCGGGCCGGACCTTCTTTCGCTGCTCGATTTGGTGGCACTTGCGACAGTTTGTGACGTGGTTCCGCTGAAAGGTGTCAATCGCGCTTTTGTCGTGAAGGGGCTGCTGGTTGCGCGTAGCCAGAGCAATGCGGGACTGGCAGCGCTTGGCCGGGTTTCGCGCATTGGAGAGCCGCTCAATGTTTTCCATCTTGGTTATCTGATCGGCCCGCGTATCAATGCCGGGGGACGTATTGGTGATGCAGGGCTGGGCGCTCGGTTGCTTACACTGGACGATTCAACCGCTGCTGATCCAATTGCCGCAGAACTCGACCGACTCAATCTGGAGCGACAGGCTATGGAAGCCGAAATGCTGATTGAGGCCGAAGCGGAAGCTTCACTTGAGCTTTCAGGCGGTGCAGGTGCATCGGTGATTGTGACGGCAAGTGATCGCTGGCATCCGGGTATCGTCGGATTGCTGGCATCGCGGCTCAAAGAAAAGGCGCGTCGGCCTGCCTTTGCCATTTCATTTAATGCGAATGGCATTGGCTCGGGGTCGGGGCGTTCTATTTCCGGACTTGATCTTGGCAAACTGGTTCGCGGTGCGATGGAGCGCGGGTTGCTGGTAAAGGGCGGTGGTCACGCCATGGCAGCTGGTATTACCATTGAGCGCGGCAAGCTTGGTGCGCTTCGTGCATATCTTGAGGAAGAATCGGCTGATACGGTCGCAAGGCTTCGTGAAAATCAGAGTCTTTCGATTGACGGGGCGGTTGCTGCTTCGGGCGCGACTGTTTCGCTTTATGAATCGTTGCAGAAAGCTGGTCCTTTCGGCTCAGCGCATCCACAGCCGGTGCTTGCACTTCCGCATCATATATTGGCGGATGTGCGTTTAGTTGGACGGGATCATGTGCGTGTTGCTCTGCGTGGCGCAGATGGCAAACGCGTCAACGCGATCGCCTTCCGCGTTGCTGAAGGCGATCTGGGGCGGTTTTTGTTTAATAATATCGGTCAGAGTGTCCATATTGTTGGGAATCTTTCGCTCAATCACTGGAACGGTTCAGTCACTCCTCAGATACAGATTCTGGATGCAGCTGTGCCTATTTGA
- the glpX gene encoding class II fructose-bisphosphatase, translated as MAKTAEQQPHGSAQGLDRILTLELVRVAERAAVAAARLRGRGDEMAADQAAVDAMRQELNRLPIAGTVVIGEGERDEAPMLYIGEEVGTKQGPDVDIALDPLEGTTICAKNLPNSLAVIAIAEKGNLLYAPDVYMEKIAVGPGYPKGVVDLDATPTDNIMAIAKAKGVKPHEITACIMDRPRHARLIEEVRATGASIRLIGDGDVAGVMHTTNPDETGIDIYIGIGGAPEGVLAAAALRCIGGQMQGRLQLNSDEKIARAAKMGISDPKKVYTLEEMAKGDVLFAATGVTDGNMLSGVKFARDYIQTHTIVMRSSSQTVREIKARHQDLSKF; from the coding sequence ATGGCCAAGACCGCAGAGCAGCAACCGCATGGATCAGCCCAGGGACTGGATCGCATTCTCACACTCGAACTCGTTCGTGTGGCAGAACGCGCGGCAGTGGCTGCAGCACGCCTTCGTGGACGTGGCGATGAAATGGCTGCCGATCAGGCCGCAGTTGACGCCATGCGTCAGGAGCTTAATCGTCTGCCGATTGCTGGTACCGTCGTAATTGGTGAAGGCGAACGCGATGAAGCGCCGATGCTCTATATCGGTGAAGAAGTTGGCACCAAGCAGGGGCCTGATGTCGATATTGCGCTCGACCCCCTGGAAGGTACGACGATTTGCGCCAAGAATCTTCCGAACTCGCTGGCTGTTATCGCCATCGCTGAGAAGGGGAATCTGCTCTATGCGCCAGATGTTTACATGGAAAAAATTGCTGTTGGTCCAGGTTATCCGAAGGGCGTTGTCGATCTCGATGCAACACCTACCGACAACATCATGGCCATTGCAAAGGCCAAGGGCGTAAAGCCACATGAAATTACGGCCTGCATTATGGATCGTCCACGCCACGCGCGTCTGATCGAAGAAGTGCGTGCGACTGGTGCGTCCATTCGTTTGATCGGCGATGGTGACGTTGCGGGTGTTATGCACACGACCAATCCGGATGAAACCGGCATCGATATTTATATCGGTATCGGTGGTGCGCCGGAGGGTGTGCTGGCAGCTGCTGCATTGCGTTGCATTGGCGGCCAGATGCAGGGCCGACTTCAGCTTAATTCTGATGAGAAAATCGCACGCGCGGCCAAGATGGGCATTTCAGACCCGAAAAAGGTCTATACGCTGGAAGAGATGGCGAAGGGCGACGTGCTTTTTGCTGCAACCGGTGTGACGGATGGTAATATGCTTTCTGGCGTCAAGTTCGCCCGTGATTATATCCAGACCCACACAATCGTCATGCGCTCAAGTTCGCAGACGGTTCGTGAAATCAAGGCACGGCATCAGGATTTGTCGAAGTTCTAA
- a CDS encoding ATP-binding cassette domain-containing protein yields the protein MSLISVQNLSLSLHQTLFANLDFVVGDGERLGIVAANGRGKTSLLRLIVGEGEPTSGTITRSRGLKIGYVSQYVSDDLMDLSFYDVVLSGLDEDARAYESWRVDIVLDDLNVPAELRELAIRQLSGGWQRLALLARTWVSEPDLLLLDEPTNHLDLEKVHLLENWLDALPRSVAVIVCSHDRAFLDVVTKRTLFLRADKSFVFALPYSQARVALDEKDAADARQFEKDMKIVQQLRRQAAKLNNIGINSGSDLLVVKTKQLRARAEKIEESAKAAHVERSAGKIRLDGRGSHAKALIVIDQAEIATPDGRPLYKTGQLWVNPGDRIVLLGANGTGKTRLLTLVREAILQPEQSLAGIKAPPSLVLGYSDQALSELNGNWTPFETIMKRFDVGDQRARSLLAGAGMTLEMQAKPLSRLSGGQKARLAMLVLRLTKPNFYILDEPTNHLDIDGQEALEAELLSDETASLIVSHDRSFVRNVGNRFWVIDRKKLVEVDSPEFFFEAALG from the coding sequence ATGTCTCTTATATCTGTTCAGAATCTTTCGCTTAGCCTCCATCAGACCTTGTTTGCAAACCTCGATTTCGTCGTAGGCGATGGCGAGAGGCTTGGTATCGTTGCCGCCAATGGTCGTGGAAAGACCAGTCTTTTACGATTGATCGTCGGAGAGGGTGAGCCCACCAGCGGTACAATCACGCGCTCGCGTGGGCTCAAAATCGGTTATGTCAGCCAGTATGTGTCAGACGATCTGATGGATCTGTCTTTCTATGACGTTGTTCTCAGCGGACTGGATGAAGACGCACGCGCTTATGAAAGCTGGCGTGTTGATATTGTGCTTGACGATCTCAATGTTCCGGCTGAATTGCGTGAACTTGCAATTCGGCAGTTGAGTGGTGGCTGGCAGCGGCTTGCGCTTCTGGCACGCACATGGGTGTCCGAGCCTGACTTACTATTGCTGGACGAGCCGACAAACCATCTCGACCTTGAGAAGGTGCATTTGCTGGAAAACTGGCTTGATGCGCTCCCGCGTTCAGTAGCCGTCATTGTTTGCAGTCATGACCGCGCCTTTCTTGATGTGGTGACGAAACGCACGCTTTTCCTGCGTGCTGATAAGTCGTTCGTCTTTGCGTTGCCCTATAGCCAAGCGCGTGTGGCGCTTGACGAGAAAGATGCGGCTGACGCCCGCCAGTTTGAAAAGGACATGAAGATTGTCCAGCAATTGCGCAGACAGGCCGCGAAGCTCAACAATATAGGCATTAATTCGGGAAGTGATTTGCTGGTGGTGAAAACCAAGCAGTTGCGTGCGAGAGCCGAGAAAATCGAGGAAAGCGCGAAAGCAGCTCATGTCGAACGCTCTGCTGGCAAGATCAGGCTCGATGGTCGGGGTAGCCATGCCAAGGCACTGATCGTTATCGATCAGGCCGAGATCGCGACTCCTGACGGTCGCCCCCTCTACAAAACCGGGCAGTTGTGGGTAAATCCCGGTGACAGAATTGTGCTGCTCGGCGCTAACGGTACGGGTAAGACGCGATTGCTCACACTGGTTCGTGAAGCAATCCTTCAGCCGGAACAATCGCTTGCGGGCATCAAAGCGCCGCCTTCACTCGTGTTGGGCTATAGTGATCAGGCTTTATCCGAGCTGAATGGTAACTGGACGCCATTTGAGACTATCATGAAGCGTTTCGATGTCGGCGACCAGCGAGCACGATCCTTGCTTGCCGGCGCCGGTATGACGCTTGAGATGCAGGCGAAACCTTTGTCGCGGCTTTCGGGCGGACAAAAGGCGCGGCTTGCCATGCTGGTTCTGCGTCTGACCAAGCCGAACTTCTACATTCTCGATGAGCCGACCAATCATCTGGATATCGATGGGCAAGAAGCGCTGGAAGCAGAACTGTTGAGCGATGAAACAGCAAGCCTCATCGTATCACATGATCGCAGTTTCGTGCGTAACGTTGGAAATCGTTTCTGGGTAATCGATAGAAAAAAGCTGGTCGAAGTTGATAGCCCAGAGTTTTTCTTCGAAGCAGCTTTAGGTTGA
- a CDS encoding homoserine dehydrogenase, producing the protein MSDALRIGVAGLGTVGASVLRILRDKAEMLTRQCGKQVTVTAVSARDRTRDRGVDLGGIEWFDDPIELAKSANIDVFVELIGGDEGAARSAVEAALRAGHHVVTANKALLAKHGVALAKIAEDKGVLLNFEAAVAGGIPVIKAMRESLTGNTVSRVYGIMNGTCNYILTRMWEEGISFEDCLADAQRLGYAEADPTFDIEGNDTAHKLALLTSLAFGTQIAADDIYLEGISNISLADIRAADELGYRIKLLGVAQKTDTGIEQRVHPTMVPTSSVIAQVHGVTNAVAIETDLLGELLLSGPGAGGNATASAVIGDLADIAKSRPGFQHGPVFGTPAKALQPYKRAKMRKHAGGYFIRLTVYDRIGAFAGIAKRMAENDISLESIVQRPLMDSDVSDGIKTVILVTHETTESAVKKALEAILKDDHLVNKPQMIRIERAG; encoded by the coding sequence ATGAGTGATGCATTGCGGATCGGCGTTGCCGGACTGGGCACCGTTGGTGCTTCGGTGTTGCGTATTCTACGTGACAAGGCCGAAATGCTCACTCGTCAGTGCGGCAAGCAAGTTACAGTTACTGCGGTGAGCGCACGCGATCGAACTCGTGATCGCGGTGTCGATCTTGGTGGCATTGAATGGTTTGACGATCCGATCGAGCTTGCCAAAAGCGCTAATATTGATGTTTTCGTTGAGCTGATCGGTGGTGATGAAGGCGCGGCCAGATCGGCTGTTGAAGCTGCATTGCGTGCAGGTCATCATGTCGTGACCGCCAATAAGGCACTTCTCGCAAAGCACGGCGTGGCGCTTGCCAAGATTGCCGAAGATAAGGGCGTTCTTCTCAATTTTGAAGCAGCCGTTGCTGGCGGCATTCCCGTCATCAAGGCGATGCGTGAATCATTGACCGGCAACACGGTTTCGCGCGTTTACGGTATCATGAACGGCACCTGTAACTACATCCTCACCCGGATGTGGGAAGAGGGTATTTCGTTTGAAGATTGCCTCGCAGACGCGCAGCGTCTCGGTTATGCCGAAGCTGATCCGACCTTTGACATTGAAGGCAACGATACGGCGCACAAACTTGCGTTGCTCACAAGCCTTGCATTTGGCACCCAGATTGCAGCCGACGACATTTATCTTGAAGGCATCAGCAATATTTCACTGGCCGATATTCGTGCTGCTGACGAGCTTGGCTATCGTATTAAGCTGCTCGGCGTTGCGCAGAAGACCGATACCGGTATCGAACAGCGCGTGCATCCAACGATGGTTCCAACCTCGTCGGTAATTGCACAGGTCCATGGCGTGACCAATGCAGTTGCAATCGAAACTGACCTCTTGGGTGAGCTGCTGCTTTCCGGCCCGGGTGCCGGTGGTAATGCCACGGCTTCGGCTGTGATCGGCGATCTGGCAGATATTGCCAAAAGCCGTCCTGGCTTCCAGCACGGCCCGGTTTTCGGAACACCTGCGAAAGCCTTGCAGCCATATAAGCGCGCGAAGATGCGCAAGCATGCGGGCGGCTATTTCATTCGCCTGACGGTTTATGATCGTATCGGTGCATTTGCTGGAATTGCCAAGCGTATGGCTGAGAATGACATTTCGCTTGAGTCAATCGTTCAACGTCCTTTGATGGACAGCGACGTAAGTGACGGCATCAAGACTGTCATCCTTGTGACTCACGAAACGACAGAATCCGCTGTGAAGAAAGCTCTTGAAGCAATTCTCAAGGACGATCATCTGGTCAACAAGCCACAGATGATCCGTATCGAACGCGCAGGCTGA